The following nucleotide sequence is from Austwickia chelonae.
TCACGCGGGAACGGTAATGCTCCCGGATGGGTGGCTGGATCTCGTGGCGCAGTCGGAGGGCGTGCAGGGCTGCGCGTTGGGAGACCGAAGGCGCGGTGAAGACGGCGTTCTCGTTGACGTCCTTCATCACTCGGGCGATCTCCGCGGGGGCAAGCGCGTAGCCGAGCCGCCATCCGGTCATCACGAAGTCCTTGGACATCGAGTTGAGGGTGATGGTGCGTTCGGCTGTGCCGGGGATCGTGACGAAGGGGCGGAAGGGCTCCTGGTAGCTGAAGACCGTGTAGATCTCGTCGGCGATCACCACGAGGTCGTGGCGTTCGGCGATCTCGGCGATGGCTTCTTCGGTCTCCCGGGTGAGGCAGGCCCCGGTCGGGTTGGAGGGGGTGTTGAGGATGATCGCGCGGGTGCGTTCGGTGATCGCCGCTTCCAGCGCCTGCGGCTGCACTTGGTAGCCGTCCTTGGCGGAGGTCTCCAGGATCACGGGGACGCCTCTGGCGAGGCGGACCTGGTGAGGGTAGGGGGTGAAGTAGGGGGCGACGACGACGACCTCGTCCCCGTCGTCGAGGATCGCTTCCAGGGCCAGCCACATACCGTGGCAGGCCGAGGTGGTCACCATCACTCCGGCGGGGTCGTGACGGTGGCCGTATTCCTCCTCGTAGAAGCGGAGGATCTCGGCGCGCAGCTCGGGGTCGCCGTAGGTGTCGGTGTAGTGGGTGTGACCGGCGTGGGCATCGGCTGCTGCCGCGTCGATGATGCGCGGGTCGGTGGTCAGCTCGGGGTCGCCCAGGCTGAAGTTGATGATGTCGTCGAATCGGCGGGCCCGTTCGACGGAGCTGCTCATCGGGGTCGAGGGGACGCCGCTGTAACGCGACGAGATGAAACGTTCACTCACTGGTCAAGCCTCGGTCTTCGCAGGTGCATTGTCCTTCGCGATCTCGTCGACCCTCAGGTTCGGCGTGATCTTGTTGCGGTCGGTCACCGTGAAGACGGTGTAGACGACCAGGCCGATGGCCATGCCGACCATGATCGGGTAGTTGCCACCGATGGCCCACTTGACGCCTTCTTCTGCCCCGAAGATCATGGCAGCTTTCCCGGATTCACCGAAGATCATGGAGCCGGCGACACCGCAGAAGCTCAACCCGAGCGAGATGAGCCCCGCCTTCGGGCTGACCTTGCGCAGGAAGAAGGTGGCGATGACCGGGATGAACACGCATCCGGAGAGGAAGCCGTAGGCGAGGTCGAGCGCGCCGAAGATGTTCTCGATGACCATGGCCAGACCGATCACGACCAGTCCGATGACGAAGGCGATCCCCCGGTTGATCCAGATGTCGCCGGCGTCACCTTCGTGCTCGCGTTCAATGGCAGAGGTGCTCAGGGCTTCGCGGTCGTCGGCAGCTGCGGCGACTGCGGCGTCGCGTTCATGACGGACGAAGCGCAGGAAGATGTCGTTGTAGACCACGGTCGAACAGGCCAGGATCGTCCCGGAGGCCACGGACATGGCAGCGGCCATCGCTGCGGCCAGCAGCAGGCCCGCCAGTCCTTGGGGCAGGAACATCATGACGCCCTCGGAGAACGCTTGCCCGGTCTGTTTCTTGCCCAGCTGCGTTCCGGCAGCGAGGACGGCCATGCCGAGGAGCACGGCGGCCAGGCCGTAAGCGATGGAGTAGACCCCGGCGATGATCGTCCCCGTACGGGCGATCTTCTCGTTGCGGGCGGTGAACATGCGCTGCCAGATGTCCTGGCCGATCACCAGGCCGGGCACGTAGAGCAGCACCCAGTAGAGGGTGCCGTCGAAGCCGAGCGCGAAGGGGTCCCAGTGGGAGGCCGGAAGCTTCTCCATCATTCCGGAGAGGCCACCGACCTTCGGGCTGGCCAGGACGAAGATCGGCACCAGGATCATGATGCCCAAGGTCTTGATCACGAATTGCACGATGTCGGTCAAGGTGACCGCCCACATGCCGCCGAGGAAGGTGTAGAAGACCACCACCGAACCGCCGACCAACATGGCGACCTTGAGATCCCAGCTGAAGATACCGGCCAGGATGTCACCGATGGCGATGACCTGGACGACGGTCAGCGCAACCGTGTAGATGATCGTGAGCAGCGCGCCCAGGACGCGTGCGTAAACGCCGTAGTTGCGTTCGATCACTTCATTGATCGACAACGCCCGCATCCGGGAGAGCTTCGAGGTGATGAGCAGACCCAGCATGATGAGCCCAAGGCCCAGGCTGCCACCGATCCACAGGCCGGCGATGCCCGCTTCATAGCCCTTCTTGGCGCCGCCGACGGTGACCGCGCCCCCGACAGCCATCGCCGCCATGCATCCGAAGAAGAGCGGGAAGCCCAATCGTCGTCCGGCGAGGAGGTAATCGTCGCGTCCTCGGGCGATCGTCACCGAGTAGAGACCGATTCCGAGCATCGCCAGTCCGTAGACCGCGATGACCACATAGTCCAAGGGCGCCAAGCTCATGGCCGCTCCTGCCAACCTTGCCCGACCACCGGATTCACCGGGGTGGGTCCGTCGTCCGCGATATCTGTCGCGCGTCCGTCGACTCCGGCAACGGACGTCTCATGCTTGCATATGTATTCATCAGGCACGTCAATATCCACCATTCAGACCTGCTGTGGAAGTCACAGCGACACTCCACCGAAGACCGCGATGCTCCCCAGGAAGATCACGAAGGTGCCGGTTGCCCACAGTGCTGACTTTCGTTGCCAGGCACCCATGTCCACCCCGGTCAGATGCAGAAGAAGGTAGATGAAACCCACCAAGGGGCTCAACAGGTGGAAGGCCTGCCCGGTGGTGGAGGCGACCCCGATGTCCAAGGCGCTGAAACCGTAAGTCTGTCCGGCCTGGGCCAGGATCGGCAGGACACCGAGGTAGAAGGCGTCATTGGACAGGAGGAAAGTGCCTGGCACCGAAGCCAAGGCGGTCACCAACCCCCAGTGCCCGCCCATCGATTCGGGGATGGCGGTCGCCAAGGAGCGGCCCATCGCATCGGACATTCCCGTGCCATTCAGGATGCCCATGAAGATGCCTGCGGCCAGCACCATGATGATGACGTGCATAGCATTCGCGCCGTGGATCTCCACGATCCGACGCTGATCGGCCAACTTGCCGTAGTTGATGAGCAGCGCGACCGCGAAACCGACCTGGAAGATCACCGCTGAGGCGACCTTGGGGACCGGCCCGATGCCGCCCAACACCAGGAAGATCATCAGCACCGCGGTGAGGGTCAGGTTGAACCAGATCAACCGCGGACGCTTCAGGTCCTGGTCCTCGCTACCCGCAGCCGGCGACAGGGCGTTGATCTCCTCGTCGGTGAGCTCCACGATGCCCAACCGACGGCGTTCGGCCCGGCCCCGGATCACCGCCACCGCCAGCACCCAGACGGTGGCCAGGATCATCCCCGGCAGGATCCGCCGCAGCAGTTCTCCCTCGTCGACCTTCAACGCCGCGATGATGCGTGCGGTGGGCCCGCCCCAGGGCAGCAGGTTCATGATCGAGTTCGACAGGATCACCAGCACGGCCAGGTCCATCATCTTCATCCCGAGCCTGCGGTAGACCGGGATCATCGCCGAGCACACGATCATCGTGGTCGTGGAGCCGTCTCCGTCCACCGACACCGCTGAAGCCAGGACGGCCGTCCCCACCAGTACCTTCAACGGGTCGCCCTTGACGATCCGCAGGATCCAATGCACCAAGGGATCGAAAAGTCCTGCAGTGATCATCAATCCGAAGTAGAGGATCGCGAAGAGCAGCATCACCGCGGTCGGTGCCACACCCTTGATCCCGGTCAGAGCGTGCTTACCGATGACATCGGCGAACCCTGCTATCGCCGCCACCGCGATCGGTGACAGCACGAGAGCCGTGAACGGCGATGTCCGTTTCGTCATGATCAGGGTCATGAACACCGCGACGATGATCAGTCCCCACCCGGCGAGCCCCATCGCTCCTCCTTCTAGGCTGCGCCGAGACACAGGACATCGAAGAAGGGGTCCAGGTTTCGGCGGATGTCTTATGGCGCGACATCCTGCGTCTCCTGGCGGGGACTGTGCAGGCGTCGTCCTCCCTTCAGCCAGCGTGCGCTGAGGTGAGGACCACGATCATTCCAGGGCGGATTCCGGTGCTCCGGCCGGGTCTGCAGGTGCTTCGCCGTCGAGATGTTCGCCGCCGAGAGGATGCTCCAACCAGCGGGTCATCTCCCATCCGCGAGCCGGCTCCCCTTCGAGGACGACCAGGCCGGTGTTCCGCAGCCACCGCTGCGCCGCGAACTCGGCGTCGACGTTATGGGCTCGTGCTGCGGCATAGGCGCGGATGACCGCACCATGGGCGACCACGGCCACGTCCTGCAGCCCTTCCTGGGCAGCTTCCCGAACCAACCCGTCACACCGTTCCATGACCTCGTGCCCGTTCTCCCCGCCAGGTATCCGCCGGATCGGATCGGACGGCCAGGAGAAGACGGTCTCGACATAGGACAACATGGCGTCCTCGTCGGTGCGCATCTCCAGATCACCGGCGCTGACCTCCCGGAACCCGGGATGGATGCGTGCGACGAGCCCTCGCTCCTGGGCCAGCGGTGCCGCCGTCTGCTGGGTGCGCACCAGGGTGGTGACGTACAAAGCGTCCACCTTCTCCCCCGCCAAGGCCGCCGGAACAGCTGCTGCCTGCTGTCGACCCAGCTCGGTGAGTGAGGCCCCCGGGACGGCCGTGTCCAGGGCGTGGATCACGTTGGAGGAGGTCTGACCGTGTCGGATCAAGAGGAGGCGCATGTCGTCATCCTCGCATCTGTTCCGCCGAGATCACTTCTGGTAGATCTGACCTGCCGTCGGAGCGGGGAACGCCGGGACGGCATTCCACATGGAGAAGGAGATGGTGCCCAATTTGGGCGACGAGATGTGCAACAGCTCGCCCTTGCCGTCAGCCGAGACGACGATCTTCGCTTCACCGTCGGGCACCTTCTGGGTGACCACCCAGGTGGAACGCCCCTGTTCAGAGCCCTGGGTCAAGGTGGCGGCCGCTTTGCTGATCTGTTCTGGGCCAGGTGAGGTGAAATGTTCCAAGAGCTTACGGGCATCCATGCCTTCGACCTCTGAGCCTTGGGAGGTCGGCGCTTCCAGATATTTGCCGACGACGGCTGCGGGCAGACCCATCGCGGTCGCCGTGGCCTGATCGAGAGGTTTGACCCAGGTCTTCTTGCCCACGGTGAGCACTTCGACCCATTGGCCTTTCTGCTTCACCGAAGACTTCCGGTTCGTGCCGTCGACCATGCCGGCCACTTCCAGACGCATCTGCTCGCCCTCATTGCTGAGTTCTCCGCTGATGCGCACTGAACTCGCCGAACGAGCGGCGTTACCGGCCTGGGTGAGCAGCGCGTCCACCGCTGGCTGCCCAGGCGCGGAGGAGGCCGAACCTGCGGGCTCCTTCGTCTCGTCGGAGCTCCCGGGCAGCCCGCCGACACAGGCGGACAGGGAGCAACACAACAACGCTCCGACGAGGGCAGTGGCTGGGCGGTGAAACTTCATGGGCTGGGATCTCCGAAACCGACGACAGGGCCATGCCATCGTGACAGAGCCGACGGCCCTTCCACGACGGCATGGCCTTCGTCCGAGGTCAGCACTCGATGATGTTGACGGCCAGACCGCCGCGCGCGGTCTCCTTGTACTTGTCCTGCATGTCCTTACCGGTCTCTCGCATGGTGGCCACCACCTTGTCCAGGCTGACCAGGTGCATACCGTCTCCACGCAGCGCGGTCCGGGCGGCAGCGATCGCTTTCACCGAGGCAATGGCATTGCGTTCGATGCAGGGGATCTGCACCAGACCACCGATCGGGTCACAGGTCAGGCCGAGGTTGTGCTCCATGCCGATCTCGGCCGCATTCTCGATCTGTGCCGGAGTTCCGCCCAGGACCGCGGCCATACCGGCGGCAGCCATCGAGCAGGCCGAGCCGACCTCGCCCTGGCAACCCACCTCGGCACCGGAGATCGAGGCGTTCTCCTTGTAGATCATGCCGACGGCCCCGGCGACCAGCAGGAACCGGATGACGCCTTCGTCGTCGGCGCCGGGTACGAAGGTGCGGTAGTAGTGCAGCACCGCCGGGATGATGCCGGAGGCGCCATTGGTGGGAGCGGTGACGACCCGCCCACCGGCGGCGTTCTCCTCGTTGACCGCGAGCGCCCACAGGGTGACCCAGTCCATACCGCGCATGGGGTCGTTGCTGTCGGCTTCGAGTCGTAGACGCACCGCCAGCTCGGGTGCGCGGCGGCGTACGTGCAGGCCTCCGGGGAGGATTCCTTCGGTGACGAGCCCGTTGGCGACGCAGTCCTGCATGACCTGCCAGATCTGGAGCAGACCGGTGCGGATCTCTTCTTCGCTGCGCCAGGAGCGTTCGTTCTCCCAGACCATGCGGGCGATGGAAAGGCCCGATTCGGCGGCCTGCGCCATCATCTGTGCGCCGGTGCGGAAGGGGTAGGGCACCGGTGTCTCGTCGGCGACGACCTTCTCGTGGCCGTAGACCCGTCCGTCGACGACGAAGCCGCCTCCGACGGAGTAGTAGGTGCGTTCGGTGAGTTGGACGCCGTCGGCGTCGAAGGCGGTGAAGGTGAGCCCGTTGGGGTGGGCTTCCAGGGTGGTCAGCGGGTGGAGCACCAGGTCGGTGTCCATGTCGAAGGAGAGTTCCTTCTGCCCGTACAAGCTCATCCGGCGACCGGTGCGGACCAGGTCGACCTTGGCGGAGACGGCCCGGGGCGCGACCTCTTCGGGGATCTCGCCGAGCAGGCCGAGGATGACGGCGGTGTCGGTGCCGTGGCCGCGTGCCGTGGCGGCGAGACTTCCGTACAGGTCGACCTGCACCCTGCTCACCTTGGCCATCCGGTCGTCCTTGGCCAGGGCCTGTTGGAAGTAACCGGCGGCCCGCATCGGACCCACCGTGTGTGAACTCGACGGGCCGACCCCGATGGAGAACAGGTCGAACACGCTCAACGCCATGACATTTGCCCCTCTAGGTACCCGCGATCACTTACCGCGGCCCTTTCAAGGGTAGTCCGATTCACCCTTGATCGTCCGGGACCCCTGGCCCTGTCCGGGCGCGTGCTGGGAGTCAGGATCGTGCAGGTGAAAAGGCATATCTGTCCGCCTGGAGCGGGCTTCGGCCGCCCTTGTCGAGGAGACTTGGGCGGCCGAAGTTTTCGTCAGGTCAGGCGCTCAGGGAGGGGTAGAGCGGGTATTTGACGGCGATGGCTTCGACGCGCTTGCGCAAGGATGCGGCTTCGTCGTCGCCGAGCTGGGGGTGCAGTGCTCCGGCGATGATGTCGGCGACCTCGTGGAAGTCCTCCTCCTGGAGCCCACGGGTGGCCAGGGCCGGGGTGCCGATCCGCAGCCCGGAGGTGACCATCGGCGGGCGCGGGTCGTTGGGGATCGCGTTCCGGTTGACGGTGATAC
It contains:
- a CDS encoding aminotransferase class I/II-fold pyridoxal phosphate-dependent enzyme, whose amino-acid sequence is MSERFISSRYSGVPSTPMSSSVERARRFDDIINFSLGDPELTTDPRIIDAAAADAHAGHTHYTDTYGDPELRAEILRFYEEEYGHRHDPAGVMVTTSACHGMWLALEAILDDGDEVVVVAPYFTPYPHQVRLARGVPVILETSAKDGYQVQPQALEAAITERTRAIILNTPSNPTGACLTRETEEAIAEIAERHDLVVIADEIYTVFSYQEPFRPFVTIPGTAERTITLNSMSKDFVMTGWRLGYALAPAEIARVMKDVNENAVFTAPSVSQRAALHALRLRHEIQPPIREHYRSRVMHAYRRVRGTSRMTCLEPQGSIYLWVDISATGLSSVEVADRILEEAHVLTLPGVAFGDCGEGHLRLAMTVDEQRIDEAFDRIGRMSIFQE
- a CDS encoding sodium:solute symporter family transporter, translating into MSLAPLDYVVIAVYGLAMLGIGLYSVTIARGRDDYLLAGRRLGFPLFFGCMAAMAVGGAVTVGGAKKGYEAGIAGLWIGGSLGLGLIMLGLLITSKLSRMRALSINEVIERNYGVYARVLGALLTIIYTVALTVVQVIAIGDILAGIFSWDLKVAMLVGGSVVVFYTFLGGMWAVTLTDIVQFVIKTLGIMILVPIFVLASPKVGGLSGMMEKLPASHWDPFALGFDGTLYWVLLYVPGLVIGQDIWQRMFTARNEKIARTGTIIAGVYSIAYGLAAVLLGMAVLAAGTQLGKKQTGQAFSEGVMMFLPQGLAGLLLAAAMAAAMSVASGTILACSTVVYNDIFLRFVRHERDAAVAAAADDREALSTSAIEREHEGDAGDIWINRGIAFVIGLVVIGLAMVIENIFGALDLAYGFLSGCVFIPVIATFFLRKVSPKAGLISLGLSFCGVAGSMIFGESGKAAMIFGAEEGVKWAIGGNYPIMVGMAIGLVVYTVFTVTDRNKITPNLRVDEIAKDNAPAKTEA
- a CDS encoding CitMHS family transporter, which translates into the protein MGLAGWGLIIVAVFMTLIMTKRTSPFTALVLSPIAVAAIAGFADVIGKHALTGIKGVAPTAVMLLFAILYFGLMITAGLFDPLVHWILRIVKGDPLKVLVGTAVLASAVSVDGDGSTTTMIVCSAMIPVYRRLGMKMMDLAVLVILSNSIMNLLPWGGPTARIIAALKVDEGELLRRILPGMILATVWVLAVAVIRGRAERRRLGIVELTDEEINALSPAAGSEDQDLKRPRLIWFNLTLTAVLMIFLVLGGIGPVPKVASAVIFQVGFAVALLINYGKLADQRRIVEIHGANAMHVIIMVLAAGIFMGILNGTGMSDAMGRSLATAIPESMGGHWGLVTALASVPGTFLLSNDAFYLGVLPILAQAGQTYGFSALDIGVASTTGQAFHLLSPLVGFIYLLLHLTGVDMGAWQRKSALWATGTFVIFLGSIAVFGGVSL
- a CDS encoding histidine phosphatase family protein: MRLLLIRHGQTSSNVIHALDTAVPGASLTELGRQQAAAVPAALAGEKVDALYVTTLVRTQQTAAPLAQERGLVARIHPGFREVSAGDLEMRTDEDAMLSYVETVFSWPSDPIRRIPGGENGHEVMERCDGLVREAAQEGLQDVAVVAHGAVIRAYAAARAHNVDAEFAAQRWLRNTGLVVLEGEPARGWEMTRWLEHPLGGEHLDGEAPADPAGAPESALE
- a CDS encoding L-serine ammonia-lyase, producing the protein MALSVFDLFSIGVGPSSSHTVGPMRAAGYFQQALAKDDRMAKVSRVQVDLYGSLAATARGHGTDTAVILGLLGEIPEEVAPRAVSAKVDLVRTGRRMSLYGQKELSFDMDTDLVLHPLTTLEAHPNGLTFTAFDADGVQLTERTYYSVGGGFVVDGRVYGHEKVVADETPVPYPFRTGAQMMAQAAESGLSIARMVWENERSWRSEEEIRTGLLQIWQVMQDCVANGLVTEGILPGGLHVRRRAPELAVRLRLEADSNDPMRGMDWVTLWALAVNEENAAGGRVVTAPTNGASGIIPAVLHYYRTFVPGADDEGVIRFLLVAGAVGMIYKENASISGAEVGCQGEVGSACSMAAAGMAAVLGGTPAQIENAAEIGMEHNLGLTCDPIGGLVQIPCIERNAIASVKAIAAARTALRGDGMHLVSLDKVVATMRETGKDMQDKYKETARGGLAVNIIEC